Proteins co-encoded in one Brassica oleracea var. oleracea cultivar TO1000 chromosome C4, BOL, whole genome shotgun sequence genomic window:
- the LOC106338539 gene encoding uncharacterized protein LOC106338539, whose amino-acid sequence MFRGINRDLLELVRYAESECQAWYNARDTEPVSPQVQTNEETQALSSGDICMVDGSWTSTAQFSGMGWVWKDTMGKIHLMGSRNLQRRETALHSELEALQWAMESMIQHSYCQRFGTDCKDLIAML is encoded by the coding sequence ATGTTTAGAGGCATAAATAGAGATCTACTGGAACTAGTCAGGTATGCAGAGAGTGAGTGCCAAGCTTGGTACAACGCAAGAGACACTGAACCGGTATCGCCACAGGTACAGACTAATGAAGAAACACAAGCCTTAAGCTCGGGTGATATTTGTATGGTGGATGGTTCATGGACCTCTACAGCTCAATTCAGTGGAATGGGATGGGTTTGGAAGGATACAATGGGGAAGATACACCTCATGGGATCAAGGAACTTGCAGAGGAGGGAGACAGCGTTACACTCGGAACTGGAAGCGCTACAGTGGGCAATGGAGAGCATGATACAGCACTCGTACTGTCAGAGGTTTGGGACGGACTGCAAAGACCTAATTGCGATGTTATAA